One Microbacterium sp. No. 7 genomic window carries:
- the rpsL gene encoding 30S ribosomal protein S12: MPTIQQLVRKGRSPKVSKTKAPALKSNPQQAGVCTRVYTTTPKKPNSAMRKVARVKLRNGTEVTAYIPGEGHNLQEHSLVLVRGGRVKDLPGVRYKIVRGALDTQAVKNRKQARSRYGAKKG; this comes from the coding sequence GTGCCAACCATTCAGCAGTTGGTTCGCAAGGGACGTTCGCCCAAGGTCTCGAAGACCAAGGCGCCCGCCCTGAAGTCGAACCCGCAGCAGGCGGGTGTCTGCACCCGTGTCTACACGACCACGCCCAAGAAGCCGAACTCGGCGATGCGCAAGGTCGCCCGTGTCAAGCTCCGCAACGGCACCGAGGTCACCGCCTACATCCCCGGCGAGGGCCACAACCTGCAGGAGCACTCGCTCGTGCTCGTCCGCGGCGGTCGTGTGAAAGACCTCCCCGGCGTGCGCTACAAGATCGTCCGCGGCGCACTGGACACCCAGGCCGTCAAGAACCGTAAGCAGGCCCGCAGCCGCTACGGCGCGAAGAAGGGTTGA
- the rpoC gene encoding DNA-directed RNA polymerase subunit beta' — protein sequence MLDATTFDELRIGLATADDIRRWSFGEVKKPETINYRTLKPEKDGLFGEQIFGPSRDWECACGKYKRVRFKGIVCERCGVEVTKSSVRRERMGHIELAAPVTHIWYFKGVPSRLGYLLDMAPKDLEKVIYFAAYMVVSVDADARHRDLATHEGNIRLEMKNLADRRDARVAARMEKYEQELAALEAEGAKADQKRKTEAAAEKDMAGIRKSFDEQIARLERVWEEFRTLEAGQLKQEDDVFQELQDRFGQYFEAYMGAEGIKRRLEIFDLAAEAESLHLQISEGKGQRKIRAIKRLKVVNSFLQTKMSPAAMVLDVVPVIPPELRPMVQLDGGRFATSDLNDLYRRVINRNNRLRRLIDLGAPEIIVNNEKRMLQEAVDALFDNGRRGRPVTGTGNRALKSLSDMLKGKQGRFRQNLLGKRVDYSGRSVIIVGPQLKLHQCGLPKDMALELFKPFVIKRLIDLGHSQNIKAAKRSVERARPAVWDVLEEIIRERPVLLNRAPTLHRLGIQAFEPQLVEGKAIQLHPLVCAAFNADFDGDQMAVHLPLSVEAQAEARILMLASNNILKPSDGRPVTLPSQDMIIGLHHLTTLKEGAKGEGRVFGSVSEAILAKDEGTLDLQAKVRIRIPGLTFLEGEAPEGYERHGLVDASLGQAIFNDTLPKGYPFVRGQADKGKLSQIVNKLAEEYPKVEVAASLDRIKDAGFHWATRSGVTVALSDILTPPNKAEIVAEYEQKAAKAQSQFDRGLTTDAERRQELIQIWTEATDRVQAAMRENFPADNTINRMVSSGARGNWLQIRNIAGMRGLVNNPKGEIIPRPIISSYREGLSVAEYFIATHGARKGLADTALRTADSGYLTRRLVDVSQDVIIREEDCGTGKGLEFTIAAPGADGELVKDANVENSVFARTLAADVVDAAGTVLAEAGDDVGDVLIDKLVEGGIQTIKVRSVLTCDSAVGVCAKCYGRSLATGKLVDIGEAVGIIAAQSIGEPGTQLTMRTFHTGGSASADDITQGLPRVQELFEARTPKGASPIAEADGVIKIDETDKAKKVILTPDNGDEPHVYPVLKRATLLVEDGQRVTVGQPLQVGTLDPKEVMRVQGAREVQKYLVGGVQGVYRSQGVPIHDKHIEVIVRQMLRKVTVVDHGDTTLLPGELVDFKRYQQINREAVAEGKRPASGRPELMGITKASLATESWLSAASFQETTRVLTQAAMEGKSDPLVGLKENVIIGKLIPAGTGLAKYRNVVVEATEEAKSERYPNRIFASDGAYSDADLSFVDFDSFTTDDFSSYN from the coding sequence GTGCTCGACGCAACAACTTTCGATGAGCTTCGCATCGGTCTCGCCACCGCCGACGACATCCGTCGCTGGTCCTTCGGCGAGGTCAAGAAGCCCGAGACCATCAACTACCGCACGCTGAAGCCCGAGAAGGACGGTCTCTTCGGCGAGCAGATCTTCGGCCCGTCGCGCGACTGGGAGTGCGCGTGCGGCAAGTACAAGCGCGTGCGCTTCAAGGGCATCGTGTGCGAGCGCTGCGGCGTCGAGGTCACGAAGTCGTCGGTGCGCCGCGAGCGCATGGGCCACATCGAGCTCGCCGCGCCCGTCACGCACATCTGGTACTTCAAGGGCGTGCCGTCGCGCCTCGGCTACCTGCTCGACATGGCGCCGAAGGACCTCGAGAAGGTCATCTACTTCGCGGCCTACATGGTCGTGTCGGTGGATGCCGACGCGCGTCACCGCGACCTCGCGACGCACGAGGGCAACATCCGCCTCGAGATGAAGAACCTCGCCGATCGCCGCGACGCCCGCGTCGCCGCGCGCATGGAGAAGTACGAGCAGGAGCTCGCGGCCCTCGAGGCCGAGGGCGCCAAGGCCGACCAGAAGCGCAAGACCGAGGCCGCCGCCGAGAAGGACATGGCGGGCATCCGCAAGAGCTTCGACGAGCAGATCGCGCGCCTGGAGCGCGTGTGGGAGGAGTTCCGCACGCTCGAGGCCGGCCAGCTCAAGCAGGAGGACGACGTCTTCCAGGAGCTGCAGGACCGCTTCGGCCAGTACTTCGAGGCCTACATGGGCGCCGAGGGCATCAAGCGCCGCCTGGAGATCTTCGACCTGGCCGCTGAGGCCGAGAGCCTGCACCTGCAGATCTCGGAGGGCAAGGGCCAGCGCAAGATCCGCGCGATCAAGCGCCTGAAGGTCGTCAACTCGTTCCTGCAGACGAAGATGAGCCCCGCCGCGATGGTGCTCGACGTCGTTCCGGTCATCCCGCCGGAGCTGCGCCCCATGGTGCAGCTCGACGGCGGCCGCTTCGCCACGAGCGACCTCAACGACCTGTACCGCCGCGTGATCAACCGCAACAACCGCCTGCGCCGCCTCATCGACCTCGGTGCCCCCGAGATCATCGTGAACAACGAGAAGCGGATGCTGCAGGAGGCCGTCGATGCGCTGTTCGACAACGGTCGTCGTGGCCGTCCCGTCACGGGCACGGGCAACCGCGCGCTCAAGTCGCTCAGCGACATGCTCAAGGGCAAGCAGGGCCGGTTCCGCCAGAACCTGCTCGGCAAGCGCGTGGACTACTCGGGCCGTTCGGTCATCATCGTGGGCCCGCAGCTCAAGCTGCACCAGTGCGGCCTGCCGAAGGACATGGCGCTCGAGCTGTTCAAGCCGTTCGTCATCAAGCGCCTGATCGACCTCGGTCACTCGCAGAACATCAAGGCCGCCAAGCGCTCGGTCGAGCGCGCGCGCCCCGCGGTGTGGGACGTGCTCGAGGAGATCATCCGCGAGCGTCCCGTGCTGCTCAACCGCGCGCCCACGCTGCACCGTCTCGGCATCCAGGCGTTCGAGCCGCAGCTCGTGGAGGGCAAGGCGATCCAGCTGCACCCGCTCGTGTGCGCCGCGTTCAACGCCGACTTCGACGGCGACCAGATGGCCGTGCACCTGCCGCTGTCGGTCGAGGCGCAGGCCGAGGCCCGCATCCTCATGCTCGCGTCGAACAACATCCTCAAGCCGTCGGACGGCCGCCCGGTGACCCTGCCCTCGCAGGACATGATCATCGGCCTGCACCACCTGACGACGCTCAAGGAGGGCGCGAAGGGCGAGGGCCGCGTGTTCGGCTCGGTCTCCGAGGCGATCCTGGCCAAGGACGAGGGCACCCTCGACCTGCAGGCGAAGGTGCGCATCCGCATCCCGGGTCTCACCTTCCTCGAGGGCGAGGCTCCCGAGGGCTACGAGCGTCACGGTCTCGTCGACGCGTCGCTCGGCCAGGCGATCTTCAACGACACGCTGCCCAAGGGCTACCCGTTCGTGCGCGGCCAGGCCGACAAGGGCAAGCTGTCGCAGATCGTCAACAAGCTCGCCGAGGAGTACCCCAAGGTCGAGGTCGCCGCGTCGCTGGACCGCATCAAGGATGCCGGCTTCCACTGGGCCACGCGCTCGGGCGTCACGGTCGCGCTGAGCGACATCCTGACGCCCCCGAACAAGGCCGAGATCGTCGCCGAGTACGAGCAGAAGGCCGCCAAGGCGCAGTCGCAGTTCGACCGTGGTCTCACGACCGACGCCGAGCGCCGTCAGGAGCTCATCCAGATCTGGACCGAGGCGACCGACCGCGTGCAGGCCGCGATGCGCGAGAACTTCCCGGCCGACAACACGATCAACCGCATGGTCTCGTCGGGTGCGCGCGGCAACTGGCTGCAGATCCGCAACATCGCGGGCATGCGAGGCCTGGTGAACAACCCGAAGGGTGAGATCATCCCTCGCCCGATCATCTCCTCGTACCGCGAGGGCCTGTCGGTGGCGGAGTACTTCATCGCGACCCACGGCGCCCGCAAGGGCCTGGCCGACACGGCTCTGCGCACGGCCGACTCGGGCTACCTGACGCGTCGTCTCGTGGACGTCTCGCAGGACGTCATCATCCGCGAGGAGGACTGCGGCACGGGCAAGGGCCTCGAGTTCACGATCGCGGCGCCCGGCGCCGATGGTGAGCTCGTGAAGGATGCCAACGTCGAGAACTCGGTGTTCGCGCGCACCCTCGCGGCCGACGTGGTCGACGCCGCCGGCACGGTGCTCGCGGAGGCGGGCGACGACGTGGGCGACGTGCTCATCGACAAGCTCGTCGAGGGCGGCATCCAGACCATCAAGGTGCGCTCGGTGCTCACCTGCGACTCGGCCGTCGGCGTCTGCGCGAAGTGCTACGGCCGTTCGCTCGCGACCGGCAAGCTCGTCGACATCGGCGAGGCGGTGGGCATCATCGCGGCGCAGTCGATCGGTGAGCCCGGCACGCAGCTGACGATGCGCACGTTCCACACGGGTGGCTCGGCCTCGGCCGACGACATCACGCAGGGTCTGCCCCGCGTGCAGGAGCTGTTCGAGGCGCGCACGCCGAAGGGCGCGTCGCCGATCGCGGAGGCCGACGGCGTCATCAAGATCGACGAGACCGACAAGGCCAAGAAGGTCATCCTGACGCCCGACAACGGCGACGAGCCGCACGTCTACCCCGTGCTCAAGCGCGCGACGCTGCTGGTCGAGGACGGCCAGCGCGTCACGGTGGGCCAGCCGCTGCAGGTCGGAACGCTCGACCCCAAGGAGGTCATGCGCGTGCAGGGCGCCCGCGAGGTGCAGAAGTACCTCGTCGGCGGCGTGCAGGGCGTGTACCGCTCGCAGGGCGTGCCGATCCACGACAAGCACATCGAGGTCATCGTGCGCCAGATGCTGCGCAAGGTCACCGTGGTCGACCACGGCGACACGACGCTGCTGCCCGGCGAGCTGGTGGACTTCAAGCGCTACCAGCAGATCAACCGGGAGGCCGTGGCCGAGGGCAAGCGCCCCGCGTCGGGCCGTCCCGAGTTGATGGGCATCACGAAGGCGTCGCTCGCGACGGAGTCGTGGCTGTCGGCCGCGTCGTTCCAGGAGACGACCCGCGTGCTCACGCAGGCGGCGATGGAGGGCAAGAGCGACCCGCTCGTCGGCCTCAAGGAGAACGTCATCATCGGAAAGCTGATCCCCGCTGGAACCGGGCTTGCGAAGTACCGCAATGTCGTGGTCGAGGCGACGGAGGAGGCCAAGAGCGAGCGGTACCCCAACCGCATCTTCGCCTCGGACGGCGCCTACAGCGACGCCGACCTCAGCTTCGTCGACTTCGACAGCTTCACGACCGACGACTTCTCGTCGTACAACTAG
- a CDS encoding DUF5684 domain-containing protein, whose translation MDPSLDPAAILVTVLLGSVVGLALYVWMSIALAAVFRRLGAEEWRAWVPLLNVATLLQRADLNPWLVLVVLIPAVGPFALLVVFVLAARRVGAVFGYGAGMIVVAALVPVVWATIVGFGTERLRRAPGAELTWDPADDDLDVDTATVPRSSVPAFPFAAAEGEARSQWAPPPSPEPVSPPTAPVLKIAEETVPEEPASIAPPVLVPPLTTPRAPTPSAEPSGPATASHPTSEPSQPAAASYPASEPSRPELLRPDDPPLRRSARSAVGAEEALRADRRPPVRITDDDEQWAPRRSPADPLGADELSGEVSAIAGAPAAGSPRRATSAASHAPHAPDAGGTDAAPVPGVDDRTMLSHRHRPHWGLVTATGETLPLTADVVVLGRRPQHDPSHPAAQLLAVADPGRTVSRTHARMEHTENGWIIVDLGSTNGVLVRDAAGRDVEVSAAAPLAEGSEFQLGDERFRLVRA comes from the coding sequence ATGGATCCGAGCCTCGACCCCGCCGCGATCCTCGTGACCGTGCTGCTGGGGTCGGTGGTCGGGCTCGCGCTGTACGTGTGGATGTCGATCGCGCTCGCCGCGGTGTTCCGCCGGCTCGGCGCGGAGGAGTGGCGCGCGTGGGTGCCGCTGCTGAACGTCGCGACGCTGCTGCAGCGGGCCGACCTGAACCCCTGGCTCGTGCTCGTGGTGCTGATCCCGGCGGTCGGTCCGTTCGCGCTGCTCGTCGTCTTCGTGCTGGCGGCCCGCCGCGTCGGCGCGGTCTTCGGATACGGCGCGGGCATGATCGTCGTCGCGGCCCTCGTGCCCGTCGTGTGGGCGACGATCGTCGGCTTCGGCACCGAGCGGCTCCGCCGGGCGCCGGGCGCGGAGCTCACGTGGGACCCCGCCGACGACGACCTCGACGTCGACACCGCGACCGTGCCGCGCTCGTCGGTGCCCGCGTTCCCGTTCGCCGCGGCCGAGGGCGAGGCGCGCAGCCAGTGGGCGCCGCCGCCGTCGCCCGAGCCGGTCTCGCCGCCGACCGCCCCCGTCCTGAAGATCGCGGAGGAGACGGTGCCGGAGGAGCCGGCATCCATCGCGCCGCCCGTGCTCGTGCCGCCGCTCACGACGCCGCGTGCGCCGACGCCCTCGGCGGAGCCGTCCGGGCCCGCCACCGCGTCGCATCCGACATCGGAGCCGTCTCAGCCCGCCGCCGCGTCGTATCCCGCGTCCGAGCCGTCCCGCCCCGAGCTGCTCCGCCCCGACGACCCGCCGCTGCGCCGTTCGGCACGGTCCGCCGTCGGCGCCGAGGAGGCGTTGCGCGCCGACCGGCGGCCGCCCGTGCGGATCACCGACGACGACGAGCAGTGGGCGCCGCGCCGTTCGCCCGCCGATCCGCTCGGCGCCGACGAGCTGAGCGGCGAGGTCTCCGCGATCGCCGGCGCGCCCGCCGCCGGCTCCCCGCGCCGTGCGACGTCGGCCGCGTCGCATGCCCCGCATGCCCCGGACGCCGGCGGGACGGATGCCGCGCCCGTGCCCGGCGTCGACGACCGCACGATGCTCTCACACCGGCACCGTCCGCACTGGGGCCTCGTCACGGCGACGGGCGAGACGCTGCCGCTCACGGCCGATGTCGTCGTGCTCGGCCGGCGTCCGCAGCACGACCCCTCGCATCCCGCCGCGCAGCTGCTCGCCGTCGCCGATCCCGGTCGCACGGTCTCGCGCACGCACGCGCGAATGGAGCACACCGAGAACGGCTGGATCATCGTCGACCTGGGGTCGACGAACGGCGTGCTCGTGCGCGACGCCGCCGGCCGCGACGTCGAGGTGTCGGCCGCGGCGCCGCTCGCCGAGGGCTCCGAGTTCCAGCTCGGCGACGAGCGCTTTCGCCTGGTCCGCGCCTGA
- the tuf gene encoding elongation factor Tu, producing the protein MAKAKFERTKPHVNIGTIGHVDHGKTTLSAAISKVLADTYPSPTNVQRDFASIDSAPEERQRGITINISHIEYETPKRHYAHVDAPGHADYVKNMITGAAQMDGAILVVAATDGPMAQTREHVLLAKQVGVPYLLVALNKSDAVDDEEILELVELEVRELLAGQGFDEEVPVIRVSALKALEGDEKWVQSILELMQAVDDSVPDPERDRDKPFLMPIEDVFTITGRGTVVTGRAERGTLAINSEVEIVGLRPTQKTTVTGIEMFHKQLDEAWAGENCGLLLRGTKREDVERGQVVVKPGSITPHTEFEGTAYILSKEEGGRHNPFYTNYRPQFYFRTTDVTGVITLPEGTEMVMPGDTTDMKVDLIQPIAMEEGLGFAIREGGRTVGAGTVTKVVK; encoded by the coding sequence GTGGCTAAGGCCAAGTTCGAGCGGACCAAGCCGCACGTCAACATCGGCACGATCGGGCACGTTGACCACGGCAAGACCACGCTGTCGGCAGCGATCTCCAAGGTGCTCGCTGACACCTACCCGTCGCCCACCAACGTGCAGCGTGACTTCGCGTCGATCGACTCGGCTCCCGAGGAGCGTCAGCGCGGTATCACGATCAACATCTCGCACATCGAGTACGAGACCCCGAAGCGCCACTACGCGCACGTTGACGCCCCCGGCCACGCCGACTACGTCAAGAACATGATCACCGGTGCCGCTCAGATGGACGGCGCGATCCTCGTGGTCGCCGCCACCGACGGTCCGATGGCTCAGACGCGTGAGCACGTCCTGCTCGCCAAGCAGGTCGGCGTGCCCTACCTGCTCGTCGCGCTGAACAAGAGCGACGCGGTCGACGACGAGGAGATCCTGGAGCTCGTCGAGCTCGAGGTCCGCGAGCTGCTCGCCGGCCAGGGCTTCGACGAGGAGGTGCCGGTCATCCGCGTCTCGGCGCTCAAGGCCCTTGAGGGCGACGAGAAGTGGGTGCAGTCGATCCTCGAGCTCATGCAGGCCGTCGACGACAGCGTTCCGGACCCCGAGCGTGACCGTGACAAGCCGTTCCTCATGCCCATCGAGGACGTCTTCACGATCACCGGTCGTGGCACCGTCGTCACGGGCCGCGCCGAGCGTGGCACGCTGGCCATCAACTCCGAGGTCGAGATCGTGGGTCTGCGCCCGACGCAGAAGACGACCGTCACGGGCATCGAGATGTTCCACAAGCAGCTCGACGAGGCCTGGGCCGGCGAGAACTGTGGTCTGCTGCTCCGCGGCACCAAGCGTGAGGACGTCGAGCGCGGCCAGGTCGTCGTGAAGCCCGGCTCGATCACGCCCCACACGGAGTTCGAGGGCACCGCGTACATCCTCTCCAAGGAGGAGGGTGGCCGCCACAACCCCTTCTACACGAACTACCGCCCGCAGTTCTACTTCCGTACCACGGACGTGACCGGCGTCATCACGCTGCCCGAGGGCACCGAGATGGTCATGCCCGGTGACACCACCGACATGAAGGTCGACCTCATCCAGCCCATCGCCATGGAAGAGGGCCTCGGCTTCGCGATCCGTGAGGGTGGCCGCACCGTCGGCGCCGGCACGGTGACCAAGGTCGTCAAGTAA
- the rpsG gene encoding 30S ribosomal protein S7, with product MPRKGPAPRRVVVNDPVYGAPIVTQLVNKILVDGKKSLAESIVYGALKGVEAKTGQDAVATLKKALDNVRPTLEVKSRRVGGSTYQVPVEVKPHRANTLALRWLVSYAKGRREKTMTERLQNEILDASNGLGAAVKRREDTHKMAESNRAFAHYRW from the coding sequence ATGCCTCGCAAGGGACCGGCACCCCGCCGCGTCGTCGTCAACGACCCGGTCTACGGTGCCCCGATCGTCACCCAGCTGGTGAACAAGATCCTCGTCGACGGCAAGAAGTCGCTCGCCGAGTCGATCGTCTACGGCGCCCTCAAGGGCGTCGAGGCGAAGACGGGCCAGGACGCCGTCGCCACGCTCAAGAAGGCGCTCGACAACGTGCGCCCCACCCTCGAGGTCAAGAGCCGCCGCGTCGGCGGCTCGACCTACCAGGTGCCCGTCGAGGTCAAGCCGCACCGCGCCAACACGCTCGCGCTGCGCTGGCTCGTCAGCTACGCCAAGGGCCGTCGTGAGAAGACGATGACCGAGCGTCTGCAGAACGAGATCCTCGACGCCTCGAACGGTCTCGGTGCCGCGGTGAAGCGCCGCGAGGACACCCACAAGATGGCCGAGTCGAACCGCGCCTTCGCGCACTACCGCTGGTAA
- the fusA gene encoding elongation factor G produces the protein MAQEVLTDLNKVRNIGIMAHIDAGKTTTTERILFYTGVNHKLGETHDGASTTDWMEQEKERGITITSAAVTCFWNKNQINIIDTPGHVDFTVEVERSLRVLDGAVAVFDGKEGVEPQSETVWRQADKYDVPRICFVNKMDKLGADFYFTVDTIVSRLGATPLVLQLPIGAENDFVGVIDLVEMRALVWPGDAKGDVTMGAKYEVQEIPADLADKAAEYREKLLEAVAESDEALLEKYFGGEELSVAEIKGAIRKLTVAGEQYPVLCGSAFKNRGVQPMLDAVVDYLPSPLDVPAIEAHDPKDEEKIIERRPDASDPFAALAFKVAVHPFFGRLTYIRVYSGHLESGAQVVNSTKGKKERIGKIFQMHANKENPVDSVTAGNIYAVIGLKDTTTGDTLCDPDKQVVLESMTFPEPVIEVAIEPKTKADQEKLGLAIQKLAEEDPTFRTELNPETGQTTIKGMGELHLDILVDRMKREFKVEANVGKPQVAYRETIRKAVERHDYTHKKQTGGSGQFAKIQFAIEPIEVTADKTYEFENKVTGGRIPREYIEPTNQGFQDAMQVGVLAGYPMVGVKATLVDGASHDVDSSEMAFKIAGSMGFKEAARKASPVLLEPLMAVEVRTPEEYMGDVIGDLNSRRGQIQSMEDAAGVKVVRALVPLSEMFGYIGDLRSKTSGRAVYSMEFDSYAEVPKAVADEIVQKAKGE, from the coding sequence GTGGCACAAGAAGTGCTCACCGACCTGAACAAGGTCCGCAACATCGGCATCATGGCGCACATCGATGCCGGCAAGACGACGACGACCGAGCGCATCCTGTTCTACACGGGTGTCAACCACAAGCTGGGCGAGACCCACGACGGCGCCTCGACCACCGACTGGATGGAGCAGGAGAAGGAGCGCGGCATCACGATCACGTCGGCCGCCGTGACCTGCTTCTGGAACAAGAACCAGATCAACATCATCGACACCCCCGGCCACGTGGACTTCACGGTCGAGGTCGAGCGCTCGCTGCGCGTGCTCGACGGCGCCGTCGCCGTCTTCGACGGCAAGGAGGGCGTCGAGCCCCAGTCCGAGACGGTGTGGCGCCAGGCCGACAAGTACGACGTGCCCCGCATCTGCTTCGTCAACAAGATGGACAAGCTGGGCGCCGACTTCTACTTCACGGTCGACACGATCGTCAGCCGCCTGGGCGCCACGCCGCTCGTGCTGCAGCTGCCGATCGGCGCCGAGAACGACTTCGTCGGCGTCATCGACCTCGTCGAGATGCGCGCGCTCGTGTGGCCCGGCGATGCCAAGGGCGACGTGACGATGGGCGCCAAGTACGAGGTGCAGGAGATCCCCGCCGACCTCGCCGACAAGGCCGCCGAGTACCGCGAGAAGCTGCTCGAGGCCGTCGCCGAGAGCGACGAGGCGCTGCTGGAGAAGTACTTCGGCGGCGAGGAGCTGTCGGTCGCCGAGATCAAGGGCGCCATCCGCAAGCTCACCGTCGCGGGCGAGCAGTACCCCGTGCTGTGCGGCTCGGCGTTCAAGAACCGCGGCGTGCAGCCCATGCTCGACGCGGTCGTCGACTACCTGCCCTCGCCCCTGGACGTGCCCGCCATCGAGGCGCACGACCCCAAGGACGAAGAGAAGATCATCGAGCGTCGTCCCGACGCGTCCGACCCGTTCGCGGCCCTCGCGTTCAAGGTCGCGGTGCACCCCTTCTTCGGACGCCTCACCTACATCCGCGTCTACTCGGGTCACCTCGAGTCGGGTGCGCAGGTCGTCAACTCGACCAAGGGCAAGAAGGAGCGCATCGGAAAGATCTTCCAGATGCACGCCAACAAGGAGAACCCGGTCGACTCGGTCACGGCGGGCAACATCTACGCCGTCATCGGTCTCAAGGACACCACGACCGGCGACACCCTGTGCGACCCCGACAAGCAGGTCGTGCTGGAGTCGATGACGTTCCCCGAGCCCGTCATCGAGGTCGCGATCGAGCCCAAGACCAAGGCCGACCAGGAGAAGCTGGGTCTGGCGATCCAGAAGCTCGCCGAAGAGGACCCGACGTTCCGCACCGAGCTCAACCCCGAGACGGGTCAGACGACCATCAAGGGCATGGGCGAGCTGCACCTCGACATCCTCGTCGACCGCATGAAGCGCGAGTTCAAGGTCGAGGCCAACGTTGGCAAGCCGCAGGTGGCCTACCGCGAGACGATCCGCAAGGCCGTCGAGCGTCACGACTACACGCACAAGAAGCAGACCGGTGGGTCGGGTCAGTTCGCGAAGATCCAGTTCGCGATCGAGCCGATCGAGGTCACGGCCGACAAGACGTACGAGTTCGAGAACAAGGTCACCGGTGGCCGCATCCCGCGCGAGTACATCGAGCCCACGAACCAGGGCTTCCAGGACGCCATGCAGGTCGGCGTGCTCGCCGGCTACCCCATGGTCGGTGTCAAGGCGACCCTCGTCGACGGCGCCTCGCACGACGTCGACTCGTCGGAGATGGCGTTCAAGATCGCCGGCTCGATGGGCTTCAAGGAGGCTGCGCGCAAGGCCAGCCCCGTGCTGCTCGAGCCGCTCATGGCCGTCGAGGTGCGCACGCCCGAGGAGTACATGGGCGACGTCATCGGCGACCTGAACTCGCGTCGCGGCCAGATCCAGTCGATGGAGGATGCCGCGGGCGTCAAGGTCGTGCGCGCCCTCGTGCCGCTCTCGGAGATGTTCGGCTACATCGGTGACCTGCGCTCGAAGACCTCGGGCCGCGCCGTGTACTCGATGGAGTTCGACTCGTACGCCGAGGTCCCCAAGGCCGTCGCCGACGAGATCGTCCAGAAGGCCAAGGGCGAGTAA